One Serinus canaria isolate serCan28SL12 chromosome Z, serCan2020, whole genome shotgun sequence DNA window includes the following coding sequences:
- the ABHD17B gene encoding alpha/beta hydrolase domain-containing protein 17B: protein MNNLSFSELCCLFCCPPCPGKIASKLAFLPPDPTYTLMCDESGSRWTLHLSERADWQYSSREKDAIECFMTRTCKGNRIACMFVRCSPNAKYTLLFSHGNAVDLGQMSSFYIGLGSRINCNIFSYDYSGYGASSGKPTEKNLYADIDAAWVALRTRYGIRPENVIIYGQSIGTVPSVDLAARYESAAVILHSPLTSGMRVAFPDTKKTYCFDAFPNIDKISKITSPVLIIHGTEDEVIDFSHGLALFERCQRPVEPLWVEGAGHNDVELYGQYLERLKQFVSQELVNL from the exons ATGAATAATCTTTCCTTTAGTGAACTGTGTTGCCTGTTCTGTTGTCCACCATGCCCAGGGAAAATTGCCTCTAAGCTGGCATTCTTACCTCCTGATCCCACATACACACTGATGTGTGATGAGAGTGGCAGTCGCTGGACTTTGCATCTCTCAGAGCGAGCAGACTGGCAATATTCTTCTAGAGAAAAAGATGCCATTGAGTGCTTCATGACTAGAACATGTAAAGGCAACAGGATTGCCTGTATGTTCGTGCGTTGCTCACCTAACGCCAAGTACACTTTGCTCTTCTCACATGGAAATGCTGTTGACCTGGGTCAGATGAGCAGCTTTTATATAGGACTGGGTTCACGGATTAATTGCAACATATTCTCCTATGATTATTCTGGATATGGTGCAAGTTCTGGGAAGCCTACAGAGAAGAATCTTTATGCTGATATTGATGCTGCTTGGGTGGCTCTTAGAACAAG GTATGGAATTCGCCCTGAAAATGTGATTATATATGGCCAGAGTATAGGAACGGTACCATCTGTGGATCTTGCTGCTAGGTATGAAAGTGCTGCTGTAATTCTTCATTCTCCACTGACCTCAGGAATGAGAGTAGCTTTTCCTGATACCAAGAAGACATACTGCTTTGATGCATTCCCAAA cattgacaaaatttctaaaataacatCTCCTGTCTTAATAATCCATGGAACTGAAGATGAAGTAATTGACTTTTCACATGGCCTGGCATTATTTGAGCGTTGCCAGAGACCTGTAGAACCACTGTGGGTAGAAGGAGCGGGCCATAATGATGTGGAACTCTATGGACAGTACCTTGAAAGATTAAAACAGTTTGTGTCACAGGAACTGGTGAACTTGTAA